The proteins below come from a single Poecilia reticulata strain Guanapo linkage group LG5, Guppy_female_1.0+MT, whole genome shotgun sequence genomic window:
- the mdfi gene encoding myoD family inhibitor domain-containing protein has protein sequence MDEERSAITISAEQPDNENPDLPAPSSCTESESSSTSPAPFPGEDEAYTYTEPLILRVNGTPKRLLDGDGDGGSCNTTPNDSITSQPAARSTPIHHTQPCRSQPGGLLRNGVKSHEHTHPTQTHCPHHTHTAHLPGLQSNPVRNGGSHRHPKLGSLPRGGSSTSSSSSAGPKHTKKLRSNPSITSQGSKRSKSSSKSNSSQIPTDAQDDCCVHCILACLFCEFLTLCNIVLDCATCGSCAGDDSCFCCCCASEECGDCDLPCDMDCGIIDACCESADCLEICMECCSLCFSS, from the exons ATGGATGAGGAGAGGAGTGCCATTACCATCTCCGCAGAGCAACCTGATAATGAAAACCCTGACCTGCCAGCTCCAAGTTCATGCACAGAGAGTGAGAGCAGCTCTACAAGTCCAGCCCCCTTTCCTGGTGAAG ATGAGGCCTACACCTACACTGAGCCCCTCATATTGAGGGTGAATGGCACCCCTAAAAGGTTATTAGATGGCGATGGTGATGGAGGTAGTTGCAACACAACACCCAACGACAGCATTACAT CTCAACCAGCTGCAAGATCCACGCCCATCCATCATACCCAGCCTTGCCGGTCACAGCCCGGCGGCCTGCTACGCAACGGAGTCAAGAGCCATGAACACACGCACCCCACTCAGACGCACTGTCCACATCACACGCACACAGCACACCTGCCCGGCCTTCAGTCCAACCCCGTCAGGAATGGTGGCTCTCACAGGCATCCCAAGCTGGGGTCGCTGCCGAGAGGAGGCTCCTCCACCTCATCGTCATCTTCTGCAGGACCCAAACACACCAAGAAACTGCGCTCAAACCCCTCCATCACATCCCAGGGCAGTAAGAGGAGCAAGAGCAGTTCAAAGAGTAACAGCTCCCAGATTCCCACAGACGCACAGGATG ACTGCTGTGTTCACTGTATCCTGGCCTGCCTCTTCTGTGAGTTCCTGACCCTCTGCAACATTGTGCTGGACTGTGCCACCTGTGGCTCCTGCGCGGGCGACGACtcgtgtttctgctgctgctgcgcatcGGAGGAGTGCGGCGACTGTGACCTGCCCTGTGACATGGACTGTGGCATCATTGACGCCTGCTGCGAGTCTGCAGACTGTTTAGAGATCTGTATGGAATGCTGCAGTCTTTGCTTCTCGTCCTGA